In Tamandua tetradactyla isolate mTamTet1 chromosome 7, mTamTet1.pri, whole genome shotgun sequence, the following are encoded in one genomic region:
- the LOC143690054 gene encoding olfactory receptor 6C2-like, translated as MMRNHTAINTFILLGLTDNPQLQVLLFIFLFLTYMLSVTGNLTIITLTMLDSHLKTPMYFFLRNFSFLEVSFTTVCIPRFLYSISTGDNTITYNACASQIFFGILFGATEFFLLAAMSYDSYVAICKPLHYMTIMNSKVCILLVICFWVAGLVIILPPLSFGLQLEFCDSNAVDHFSCDAGPLLKISCTDTWLFIIMAVFALIITLACVFLSYTHIIRTILKFSSAQQRKKAFSTCSSHMIVVSITYGSCIFIYVKPSAKEEVAINKGVSMLTTSVAPMLNPFIYTLRNKQVKQAFDHSIKRIAFLSKK; from the coding sequence ATGATGAGAAATCATACAGCAATAAACACCTTCATCCTGCTGGGATTGACAGATAATCCACAACTGCAAGTTCtcctttttatctttctatttctcaCTTACATGTTGAGTGTAACAGGGAACCTGACCATTATCACCCTCACAATGCTGGACTCCCACCTTAAAACTCCtatgtactttttcctcagaaatttctcctttttagaaGTCTCATTCACTACTGTCTGTATTCCTAGGTTCCTGTACAGTATATCAACTGGAGACAATACCATCACTTACAATGCATGTGCAAGTCAAATATTTTTTGGTATTCTCTTTGGAGCAACAGAATTTTTTCTCTTGGCCGCCATGTCCTATGACTCCTACGTGGCCATCTGTAAACCCCTTCATTACATGACCATCATGAACAGCAAAGTCTGTATTTTATTAGTCATCTGTTTTTGGGTGGCGGGCTTGGTGATCATTCTGCCACCCCTCAGCTTCGGCCTCCAGCTGGAGTTCTGTGATTCTAATGCCGTTGATCATTTTAGCTGTGATGCAGGTCCCCTCTTAAAGATTTCATGCACAGATACGTGGCTATTTATCATTATGGCTGTCTTTGCACTCATTATCACCCTAGCATGTGTGTTTCTGTCCTACACGCACATCATCAGGACAATtctaaaattctcctctgctcAGCAAAGGAAAAAGGCCTTTTCTACTTGCTCATCTCACATGATCGTGGTCTCCATCACCTATGGAAGCTGCATCTTTATCTATGTCAAGCCTTCAGCAAAGGAAGAGGTGGCCATAAATAAAGGAGTTTCAATGCTCACTACTTCTGTGGCTCCTATGCTGAACCCCTTCATTTATACACTGAGGAACAAGCAAGTGAAACAAGCTTTTGACCACTCCATAAAGAGGATTGCATTTCTCTCAAAGAAGTAG